The Lynx canadensis isolate LIC74 chromosome D1, mLynCan4.pri.v2, whole genome shotgun sequence genome has a segment encoding these proteins:
- the WEE1 gene encoding wee1-like protein kinase isoform X2, whose protein sequence is MDTEKSGKREFDMRQTPQVNINPFTPDSVLLHSSGQCRRRKRTHWNDSCGEDMEASDYEFEDETRPAKRITITESNMKSRYTTEFHELEKIGSGEFGSVFKCVKRLDGCVYAIKRSKKPLAGSVDEQNALREVYAHAVLGQHSHVVRYFSAWAEDDHMLIQNEYCNGGSLADAISENYRSMSYFTEAELKDLLLQVGRGLRYIHSMSLVHMDIKPSNIFISRTSIPNAASEEGDEDDWASNKVMFKIGDLGHVTRISSPQVEEGDSRFLANEVLQENYTHLPKADIFALALTVVCAAGAEPLPRNGDQWHEIRQGRLPRIPQVLSQEFTELLKVMIHPDPEKRPSAMALVKHSVLLSASRKSAEQLRIELNAEKFKNSLLQKELKKAQMAKAAAEERALFTDRMTTRSTTQSNRTSRLIGKKMNRSVSLTIY, encoded by the exons ATGGATacagaaaaatcaggaaaaagggAATTTGACATGCGACAGACTCCTCAAGTGAATATTAATCCTTTTACCCCAGATTCTGTGTTACTTCATTCCTCAGGACAGTGTCGTAGAAGAAAGCGAACACATTGGAATGA TTCTTGTGGTGAAGATATGGAAGCCAGTGATTATGAGTTTGAAGATGAAACAAGACCTGCTAAA AGAATCACAATTACCGAAAGCAATATGAAGTCACGGTATACAACAGAATTTCATGAGCTAGAGAAAATTGGCTCTGGAGAATTTGGTTCTGTGTTTAAGTGTGTGAAGAGGCTGGATGGATGCGTTTATGCCATTAAGCGATCAAAAAAGCCATTGGCTGGCTCCGTTGATGA GCAGAACGCTTTGAGGGAAGTGTATGCCCATGCAGTGCTTGGACAACATTCTCATGTAGTTCGATATTTCTCTGCATGGGCAGAAGATGATCATATGCTTATACAGAATGAGTATTGTAATG GTGGAAGTTTAGCTGATGCCAtaagtgaaaactatagaagcaTGAGTTACTTTACAGAAGCAGAGTTGAAGGATCTCCTTTTGCAAGTTGGCCGGGGCTTGAGGTATATTCATTCAATGTCTTTGGTTCACATGGATATAAAGCCTA GTAATATTTTCATATCTCGAACCTCAATCCCAAATGCTGCCTCTGAAGAAGGAGATGAAGATGACTGGGCATCAAACAAAGTAATGTTTaaaatag GTGATCTTGGTCATGTAACAAGGATCTCTAGTCCACAAGTTGAAGAGGGTGATAGCCGTTTTCTTGCTAATGAAGTTTTGCAGGag aacTATACCCATCTACCAAAAGCAGATATTTTTGCCCTTGCCCTCACAGTGGTATGTGCTGCTGGTGCTGAACCTCTTCCTAGAAATGGAGATCAATGGCATGAAATCAGACAGGGTAGATTACCTCGCATTCCACAAGTGCTTTCCCAAGAGTTTACAGAGTTGCTAAAa GTTATGATTCATCCAGACCCAGAGAAAAGACCTTCAGCAATGGCACTGGTAAAACATTCAGTATTGCTATCTGCTTCTAGAAAAAGTGCAGAACAATTACGAATAGAATTGAATgctgaaaaattcaaaaattcactTTTGCAGAA AGAACTCAAGAAAGCCCAGATGGCAAAAGCTGCAGCTGAGGAAAGAGCACTCTTCACTGATCGGATGACCACTAGGTCCACCACCCAGAGTAATAGAACATCTCGACttattggaaagaaaatgaaccGCTCTGTCAGCCTTACCATATACTGA
- the WEE1 gene encoding wee1-like protein kinase isoform X1, giving the protein MSFLSRQQPPPPRRPGASCTLRQKLIFSPCSDCEEEEEEEEEEGSGHSTGEDSAFQEPDSPLPPARSPTEPGPERRRSPGPAPGSPGELEEDMLLRGACPGADAAGGGAEGDSWEEEGFGSSSPVKSPAAAYFLGSSFSPVRCGGSGDASPRGCGARRASEGPCSPPPDHPGTPPHKTFRKLRLFDTPHTPKSLLSKARGIDSSSVKLRGGSLFMDTEKSGKREFDMRQTPQVNINPFTPDSVLLHSSGQCRRRKRTHWNDSCGEDMEASDYEFEDETRPAKRITITESNMKSRYTTEFHELEKIGSGEFGSVFKCVKRLDGCVYAIKRSKKPLAGSVDEQNALREVYAHAVLGQHSHVVRYFSAWAEDDHMLIQNEYCNGGSLADAISENYRSMSYFTEAELKDLLLQVGRGLRYIHSMSLVHMDIKPSNIFISRTSIPNAASEEGDEDDWASNKVMFKIGDLGHVTRISSPQVEEGDSRFLANEVLQENYTHLPKADIFALALTVVCAAGAEPLPRNGDQWHEIRQGRLPRIPQVLSQEFTELLKVMIHPDPEKRPSAMALVKHSVLLSASRKSAEQLRIELNAEKFKNSLLQKELKKAQMAKAAAEERALFTDRMTTRSTTQSNRTSRLIGKKMNRSVSLTIY; this is encoded by the exons ATGAGCTTCCTAAGCCggcagcagccgccgccgccccgccgtCCCGGGGCTTCTTGCACTTTGCGGCAGAAGCTGATCTTCTCGCCCTGTAGCGactgtgaggaggaggaggaggaggaagaggaggagggcagcGGCCACAGCACGGGGGAGGACTCGGCCTTTCAAGAGCCTGACTCTCCACTGCCGCCCGCGCGGAGCCCCACAGAGCCCGGGCCGGAGCGCCGCCGctcgcccggcccggcccccggcAGCCCCGGGGAGCTGGAGGAGGACATGTTGCTGCGAGGCGCCTGTCCGGGCGCGGacgcggcgggcggcggggccgAGGGCGACTCATGGGAGGAGGAGGGCTTCGGCTCCTCATCGCCGGTCAAGTCGCCGGCAGCCGCCTACTTCCTGGGCAGCTCGTTCTCGCCGGTGCGCTGCGGCGGCTCGGGGGACGCGTCCCCGCGCGGTTGCGGGGCGCGCCGGGCTAGCGAGGGCCCCTGCTCGCCGCCGCCGGACCACCCCGGCACCCCGCCGCACAAGACCTTCCGCAAGCTGCGGCTCTTCGACACGCCGCACACGCCCAAG AGTTTGCTCTCCAAAGCTCGAGGAATCGATTCCAGCTCTGTTAAACTCCGAGGTGGTTCTTTGTTCATGGATacagaaaaatcaggaaaaagggAATTTGACATGCGACAGACTCCTCAAGTGAATATTAATCCTTTTACCCCAGATTCTGTGTTACTTCATTCCTCAGGACAGTGTCGTAGAAGAAAGCGAACACATTGGAATGA TTCTTGTGGTGAAGATATGGAAGCCAGTGATTATGAGTTTGAAGATGAAACAAGACCTGCTAAA AGAATCACAATTACCGAAAGCAATATGAAGTCACGGTATACAACAGAATTTCATGAGCTAGAGAAAATTGGCTCTGGAGAATTTGGTTCTGTGTTTAAGTGTGTGAAGAGGCTGGATGGATGCGTTTATGCCATTAAGCGATCAAAAAAGCCATTGGCTGGCTCCGTTGATGA GCAGAACGCTTTGAGGGAAGTGTATGCCCATGCAGTGCTTGGACAACATTCTCATGTAGTTCGATATTTCTCTGCATGGGCAGAAGATGATCATATGCTTATACAGAATGAGTATTGTAATG GTGGAAGTTTAGCTGATGCCAtaagtgaaaactatagaagcaTGAGTTACTTTACAGAAGCAGAGTTGAAGGATCTCCTTTTGCAAGTTGGCCGGGGCTTGAGGTATATTCATTCAATGTCTTTGGTTCACATGGATATAAAGCCTA GTAATATTTTCATATCTCGAACCTCAATCCCAAATGCTGCCTCTGAAGAAGGAGATGAAGATGACTGGGCATCAAACAAAGTAATGTTTaaaatag GTGATCTTGGTCATGTAACAAGGATCTCTAGTCCACAAGTTGAAGAGGGTGATAGCCGTTTTCTTGCTAATGAAGTTTTGCAGGag aacTATACCCATCTACCAAAAGCAGATATTTTTGCCCTTGCCCTCACAGTGGTATGTGCTGCTGGTGCTGAACCTCTTCCTAGAAATGGAGATCAATGGCATGAAATCAGACAGGGTAGATTACCTCGCATTCCACAAGTGCTTTCCCAAGAGTTTACAGAGTTGCTAAAa GTTATGATTCATCCAGACCCAGAGAAAAGACCTTCAGCAATGGCACTGGTAAAACATTCAGTATTGCTATCTGCTTCTAGAAAAAGTGCAGAACAATTACGAATAGAATTGAATgctgaaaaattcaaaaattcactTTTGCAGAA AGAACTCAAGAAAGCCCAGATGGCAAAAGCTGCAGCTGAGGAAAGAGCACTCTTCACTGATCGGATGACCACTAGGTCCACCACCCAGAGTAATAGAACATCTCGACttattggaaagaaaatgaaccGCTCTGTCAGCCTTACCATATACTGA